The nucleotide sequence GTCTGGGAGGGAGTCTTTTTATCTTCTTTATGGAAATATCCGAATGCGGAATATCCCAGCCATCCGACAATGGCAACGCCCACTATGGTACTGCTTATGGTAAGGGCTGTGCGTTTCATTTTCTCCCGTTTCATGATTTTCTTCCGGTTGGCTTTTTCTTCCTTATATCGGTCTACTTTTTTCTGGCTCATAATTATTCTCCTTGTAATTTTATTAAATGAGCTGTCTGTCAGCTTTTAATCTTCTACAGTATACACCATTTTTGTGAAAAAATCTTAAAAAAATACAAAAAAATGAAAAATTATGTTATGATGATTCAGGCAAGAGGAAAACTATACAAAAACAAGGAGAAAGCAATGAGTTTGGCAGATCATATCTTTATAGAAATGTGCCGGGATATTCTGGACAACGGCTTCAGTACGGAGGGTGAAAAGGTGCGTCCCCGCTGGGAGGATGGAGTCAGCGCCTATACCATTAAAAAATTCGGCGTAGTTAATCGCTATGACCTGTCCAGAGAATTTCCGGCAATTACCCTGCGCAGAACTGCCATTAAGAGCTGTACCGATGAAATGCTCTGGATCTGGCAGAAGAAATCCAATAATATTAGAGATTTGAACAGTCATATCTGGGATGAATGGGCAGATGAGACAGGCTCCATTGGAAAGGCATACGGCTATCAGATGGGAGTAAAACATCGGTACAGAGAAGGTATGATGGACCAGGTAGACCGGGTCATTTATGATTTGAAGCATAATCCCTACAGCCGGAGGATTCTGACAAATCTCTATGTCCATCAGGATTTGAGCGAGATGAATCTCTATCCCTGTGCCTACAGCATGACCTTTAATGTGATTCAGAAGCCGGGGCAGGAGAAGATGACCCTGAATGCAGTGTTAAATCAGCGTTCTCAGGATGTGCTGACGGCCAATAACTGGAATGTGTGCCAGTATGCGGTGCTTATGCATATGCTGGCACAGGTCTGCGATATGGAAGCCGGGGAACTGGTTCATGTGATTGCAGACGCCCATATTTATGACAGGCATATTCCGCTGGTACGGGAGCTGATTACACGGGATACTTATCCGGCGCCGGAATTCTGGCTGAATCCGGAGGTGAAGGATTTCTATGAATTTACCAGGGATGACGTCAGGCTGGAGCATTATGTGACAGGGCCCCAGATTACGGATATTCCCGTGGCAGTTTAGGATTTCCCATGGAGTTTAACTGATTTGGACAGGAGGACAGGCTATGAATTTAATTGCGGCAGTGGATAAAAACTGGGCCATCGGCATGGACAATAAGCTGTTGGTGCGGATTCCGGAAGATATGAAATCGTTTCAGAAAATGACCACGGGAAAAGTGGTGGTGGTGGGCAGGAAGACGCTGGAAACCTTTCCTGGCGGCCAGCCATTGAAAAACAGGACGAATATTGTGCTCACATCTAACCGGGAGTTTCAGGTGAAAGGGGCTCAGGTGGCGCACAGTATGGAAGAGCTTCTGGAAGAACTGAAACAGTATGACAGCCGGGACGTCTATATAGCGGGCGGGGAAAGTGTTTACCGGCAAATGGCGGATTTGTGCGATACGGCTTATATTACGAAAATTGATTATGAATATCGGGCGGACGCATGGTTCCCGAATCTGGACGAGAGAGAGGAATGGGAACTGGCGGCGGACAGCGAGGAACAGACGTATTTTGATCTGGAATATTATTTTCTGAAATATGAGAAAAAGATAAAAGAGGCGGAATAAAATGAGTAATTTTATGTTCAGCCTCAACGTGACCATTCCCATTTTTCTGGTGATGGTGCTGGGCTGGGGACTCAGGCAGACCGGAATGCTGAATGATAATTTTGTGACGGTGGCAAATAAGTTTAATTTTCAGGTAACCCTGCCCGTATTGCTGCTGCGGGATATTTCTTCCGTGGATATCCGGGCTGTATTCGATTTGCATTATGTACTGTTCTGTGCGCTGGCCAGTTCTGCCTGTTTCTGGCTCATCTGGGCCGGAACCAGACTGTTTCTGAAAGACCGGTATATGACGGGGGCCTTTGTACAGGCCTCTTTCCGCAGCAGTGCGGCGGTGATGGGCCTCGCTTTCATCCAGAATATCTACGGACAGTCCGCCATGGGCCCCCTGATGATTGTGGGGGCAGTGCCCCTCTACAATATTTATTCTGTAATCGTACTGACTTTTGAGGGACAGCAGAATCAGAATACAGATAAAAAAGCAAAAATCCGGGAGGCCTGTATCAATATTCTGAAAAATCCCATCATAATAAGTATTTTCCTGGGGCTTCTGATTTCACTGGGAAGGATTCAGTTTCCGGTGATGGTGGATAAAACCATAAACAATGTGGCTCAGATGGCCACGCCTCTGGCGCTGGTTACGCTGGGTGCAGGCTTTGAAGGAAAAAAGGCTCTGACAAAACTGAAACCTACGCTGGCGGCTTCCCTGATAAAACTGGCGGCGCAGCCTGCGGTATTTGTGCCGGTTGCTCTGGTGCTGGGCTTTGAAGGAGAAAAACTGATTGGGATTCTGATTATGCTGGCTTCTCCCACTACCCCAAGCTGCTATATTATGGCAAAAAATATGGGCAATGACGGAACGCTGACGGCCAGTGTGGTGGTAGCCACCACGCTGCTGGCGTCTTTTACCCTGACCGGATGGATTTTTCTGTTAAAGACGCTGGGGTATATTTAAATTTCGTGAAGAATGACACTTTCCCAAATGAAAGATTTCTGTTACAATAGAGCGGATACTATAAATTAAGACAGAGGTGAATCTTATGGCGATGGATATAACAGGAAGAAAATTATTTGTAAAAGCATT is from Lachnospiraceae bacterium JLR.KK002 and encodes:
- the thyA gene encoding thymidylate synthase; the encoded protein is MSLADHIFIEMCRDILDNGFSTEGEKVRPRWEDGVSAYTIKKFGVVNRYDLSREFPAITLRRTAIKSCTDEMLWIWQKKSNNIRDLNSHIWDEWADETGSIGKAYGYQMGVKHRYREGMMDQVDRVIYDLKHNPYSRRILTNLYVHQDLSEMNLYPCAYSMTFNVIQKPGQEKMTLNAVLNQRSQDVLTANNWNVCQYAVLMHMLAQVCDMEAGELVHVIADAHIYDRHIPLVRELITRDTYPAPEFWLNPEVKDFYEFTRDDVRLEHYVTGPQITDIPVAV
- a CDS encoding dihydrofolate reductase, with amino-acid sequence MNLIAAVDKNWAIGMDNKLLVRIPEDMKSFQKMTTGKVVVVGRKTLETFPGGQPLKNRTNIVLTSNREFQVKGAQVAHSMEELLEELKQYDSRDVYIAGGESVYRQMADLCDTAYITKIDYEYRADAWFPNLDEREEWELAADSEEQTYFDLEYYFLKYEKKIKEAE
- a CDS encoding AEC family transporter, whose protein sequence is MSNFMFSLNVTIPIFLVMVLGWGLRQTGMLNDNFVTVANKFNFQVTLPVLLLRDISSVDIRAVFDLHYVLFCALASSACFWLIWAGTRLFLKDRYMTGAFVQASFRSSAAVMGLAFIQNIYGQSAMGPLMIVGAVPLYNIYSVIVLTFEGQQNQNTDKKAKIREACINILKNPIIISIFLGLLISLGRIQFPVMVDKTINNVAQMATPLALVTLGAGFEGKKALTKLKPTLAASLIKLAAQPAVFVPVALVLGFEGEKLIGILIMLASPTTPSCYIMAKNMGNDGTLTASVVVATTLLASFTLTGWIFLLKTLGYI